A portion of the Aquila chrysaetos chrysaetos chromosome 4, bAquChr1.4, whole genome shotgun sequence genome contains these proteins:
- the CCDC166 gene encoding coiled-coil domain-containing protein 166, translating into MTREKSNSHTCGINARLEFVIFHSVTVCQSLILPVWNMTSKTKQIKQDTMRAGKNKQEARTKNGDISKGISDMETLVKERKLYLQKEYKILTEHMNTYMGRLEHFLQENKFLEKEAQRNQEESNAYLSYITKHNQKCQNLIITLNDQNHTDLSQVRMQKEKVISQYTEKEKEVRSALMNMETKYSLMKKEVEDLQPFKDPSVQLEQMKKIKELEKELLVTKIQHSDEMQKIKSKFLQAKADCEMDFHQKIQVLTNRAEEAAIQSLIQHIKQVKAENWHLRQELLRLIQYSKILKETKVQLREQQQQLLRENKYTQDMAHMRHWLHQHEAHNTNGETYSSHSPFRCVH; encoded by the coding sequence ATGActagggaaaaaagcaacagtcaTACATGTGGCATAAATGCTCGCTTagaatttgtaatttttcattctgttacaGTGTGCCAGAGTTTGATACTCCCAGTGTGGAATATGACATCCAAGACAAAGCAGATAAAACAAGATACCATGCGTGCtgggaaaaacaagcaagaagcAAGAACCAAGAATGGAGATATATCCAAAGGAATAAGTGACATGGAAACACTTGTCAAAGAGAGGAAATTGTACTTGCAGAAGGAATACAAGATTCTCACTGAACATATGAACACATACATGGGAAGACTGGAGCATTTCCTGCAGGAGAACAAATTTCTAGAAAAGGAAGCCCAACGGAATCAGGAAGAGAGCAATGCTTACCTCTCTTATATAACAAAACACAACCAGAAGTGCCAGAATCTGATAATAACACTAAATGACCAGAATCACACTGATCTGTCTCAAGTTCGGATGCAGAAAGAGAAGGTAATCTCACAgtatacagaaaaagagaaggaggtAAGGAGCGCTCTGATGAATATGGAGACAAAGTATTCTCTTATGAAAAAGGAGGTTGAAGACCTGCAGCCTTTCAAAGATCCATCTGTTCAGCTGGAACAGatgaaaaagattaaagagctggagaaggaaTTGTTGGTCACAAAGATACAGCATTcagatgaaatgcagaaaatcaagAGCAAATTTCTGCAGGCCAAGGCTGACTGTGAGATGGACTTTCATCAGAAGATCCAAGTTCTCACCAACAGAGCAGAAGAAGCAGCAATACAATCTCTAATTCAGCATATCAAACAAGTAAAAGCAGAGAATTGGCATCTGCGCCAGGAATTGCTCAGACTCATCCAATACTCAAAAATCCTTAAAGAAACCAAAGTTCAActgagagagcagcagcagcagcttcttcGGGAGAACAAATACACTCAGGACATGGCACACATGCGCCACTGGTTACACCAGCATGAGGCACACAACACAAATGGCGAAACCTACAGCTCTCACAGCCCGTTCAGATGTGTCCATTAA